A window of Marispirochaeta aestuarii contains these coding sequences:
- a CDS encoding response regulator — MEKAKILVVEDEQPIFELIRFNLEKEGFQVHGVFRGNEVIKEVARWIPDLLILDLMLPGANGIDICRHLRMQEATRDLPVLMVTARNEDSDVVLGLEIGADDYLTKPFSPRVLVARVRTLLRRRTGSDTGTAAGGKVTIHDISIDPRRHLVERGGEVVDLSLTEYQILLFLAGNPGWVYSRNQIISNIKGDDYPVTERSVDVQILNIRKKLKESGAFIETVRGIGYRMREEKSD; from the coding sequence ATGGAAAAAGCTAAAATCCTTGTTGTCGAGGATGAACAGCCGATTTTCGAACTTATCCGGTTTAATCTGGAAAAGGAAGGATTCCAGGTTCATGGTGTTTTTCGGGGAAACGAGGTAATCAAAGAGGTCGCACGATGGATACCCGACCTGCTGATCCTGGATCTTATGCTTCCCGGAGCCAACGGTATCGATATTTGCAGGCACCTGCGTATGCAGGAGGCCACACGGGACCTGCCTGTTCTGATGGTCACGGCCAGGAATGAGGATTCCGATGTCGTTCTGGGCCTGGAAATCGGCGCCGACGACTACCTGACAAAACCCTTCAGTCCCAGGGTGCTGGTGGCCCGGGTGCGGACCCTCCTGCGCAGGCGCACAGGCAGTGATACCGGGACTGCAGCAGGCGGGAAAGTTACAATCCATGATATAAGCATCGATCCCCGGCGCCATCTTGTGGAACGGGGCGGAGAAGTTGTTGACCTGAGCCTGACGGAATACCAGATTCTGCTCTTTCTGGCGGGAAATCCCGGCTGGGTATACTCCCGGAACCAGATAATATCGAATATAAAGGGTGATGATTATCCGGTGACCGAGCGTTCCGTGGATGTTCAGATCCTGAATATCCGGAAAAAGCTGAAGGAGTCCGGGGCCTTTATCGAGACCGTCAGGGGGATCGGATACCGTATGAGGGAAGAGAAATCCGACTGA